From a region of the Methanolinea sp. genome:
- a CDS encoding UvrD-helicase domain-containing protein, whose product MRKVGYNPKYFISRNPGATCERWDKHYLLILLLAKSGRKRHIARSFFTSFESDPDGVIEDWRASLESIRQQLIDSLRTNEDFMAALRSLSELAAGYGGEADAATRYLDQIGTYLDDVLSASSTDQVCGALAALATTKGGRTNMGSKKVFGGHLEDLRKSYIIVSVTVKALPIDILTINLDPGSPAMEVTLDLIRALYTTYSSFERYVEQEKRKMGMIDYTDMIDIAYRTIQAHPSIGDILNKRYRFIMVDEFQDTDPVQNGIILKVLSFGEENPKKLFVVGDPKQSIYLFRDADVTQFKQVRDTIERWGGEEIPLDENFRSTPSIINFVNGLFGRIFTDTGNPWDFSYERICPIKKRERDLGSVELIFTPEGKSSLLSAILEFESLARGIRHLVRNGEKVVYWDEEGEHLDAPRAPTYRDIALLIETRTHLLYLLSALSKQEIPFRVHGGIGFYQTEEVIDLFNVLSFLCNPSDDIALYGVLRSPYFGLSDADLFTISKGRGEGLYNHLAASRDDRMQRHTSILSGWLDEVRRLPPSILLQQIIDDTDIFLVYSALPDGIQKIANLEKICEYVREKEHLGFYTVDQLVRDLTLLIDNEEKEGEAEPESDEDVITVMTVHGSKGLEFPIVWIPRLSESMGNNSDPIKVDYSLGLGIKIPSMDTDGELETSPPLSLIDYINRQKGFAEYKRLFYVAATRAKDHLILSGTVIDPDRVPENPNEYTSRMQMLLGHLQFGIPEEGESYDFQGIPELSLRVSRVKWGDGSSFTAGQREIIVPKEIDTRSFNDLKQYSPTAERSERTFSPTEIELYLLSPVEHMEKYIRKIPDRQSLEASILEKRPWTEGQILHEIFSGIPPESVLRSRGLPVKREDIEHYQSLYERFRSSPLVRESDQNYVEFPFLIQLEGFRIQGYIDLLVHNRDGWAVIDYKTGKPGNEGKYDLQMALYKMAAESITGEKVKIYVYFTETNEFIELNPDIEQFRKIIYTSCSEILKVETS is encoded by the coding sequence GTGCGAAAGGTGGGATATAACCCTAAGTATTTTATTTCCAGAAATCCTGGGGCCACGTGCGAAAGGTGGGATAAACACTACCTTCTCATCCTTCTTCTGGCGAAGTCAGGTAGAAAACGCCATATCGCCCGATCATTTTTCACGTCTTTCGAATCGGATCCTGATGGCGTCATCGAGGACTGGCGGGCTTCCTTAGAGTCCATCCGGCAACAATTGATTGATTCACTTCGCACCAATGAGGATTTTATGGCCGCTCTCCGCTCTCTTTCGGAGCTTGCAGCGGGTTACGGAGGTGAAGCGGACGCGGCCACCAGGTATCTCGACCAAATCGGTACGTACCTTGATGACGTCCTCTCCGCCAGTTCTACCGACCAAGTGTGCGGAGCTCTGGCGGCACTTGCCACAACCAAGGGCGGAAGGACGAATATGGGGAGTAAAAAGGTATTTGGGGGCCATCTGGAAGACCTCCGAAAATCGTATATTATCGTGAGTGTGACCGTTAAAGCACTCCCCATAGATATTCTCACAATAAATCTCGATCCCGGCTCTCCGGCTATGGAGGTCACCCTTGATCTGATCAGAGCTCTTTATACCACATACTCTTCGTTCGAACGCTATGTCGAGCAAGAGAAACGCAAAATGGGAATGATCGATTACACGGACATGATAGATATCGCATACCGAACGATACAAGCCCATCCATCAATTGGGGACATCCTCAACAAGCGCTATCGGTTTATCATGGTGGATGAATTCCAAGACACTGATCCCGTCCAGAACGGTATTATCCTGAAAGTCCTCTCGTTCGGAGAGGAAAATCCCAAGAAACTCTTCGTAGTTGGAGATCCGAAACAGTCTATTTACCTGTTCCGCGATGCCGATGTCACCCAATTTAAACAGGTAAGAGATACTATCGAACGATGGGGGGGGGAGGAGATCCCTCTCGATGAAAACTTTAGGAGCACTCCATCAATAATCAATTTCGTAAACGGTCTGTTTGGGAGAATTTTCACTGATACGGGAAATCCCTGGGACTTTTCCTACGAGAGAATATGCCCAATAAAGAAAAGGGAACGCGACCTCGGTTCAGTCGAACTGATTTTTACTCCGGAAGGAAAATCCTCGCTTCTATCCGCAATTCTGGAATTCGAATCGCTGGCACGGGGAATCCGGCATCTGGTGCGAAATGGGGAGAAGGTAGTGTACTGGGATGAGGAAGGAGAACACCTAGATGCCCCAAGGGCTCCGACCTATCGGGATATTGCACTATTGATTGAGACCCGGACGCACCTCCTTTATCTCCTCTCCGCGCTCTCAAAACAGGAGATTCCGTTCAGGGTGCATGGGGGTATCGGGTTTTACCAAACCGAAGAGGTGATCGACCTCTTTAATGTCCTGTCGTTCCTCTGCAATCCGTCCGATGACATCGCTCTCTACGGGGTATTGAGATCTCCCTATTTCGGGCTCTCCGATGCCGATCTCTTCACAATCTCCAAAGGGCGGGGGGAGGGACTCTACAACCATCTTGCGGCTTCACGGGACGACCGAATGCAAAGACACACATCAATCCTTTCCGGTTGGCTCGATGAAGTGCGCCGTCTTCCCCCCTCCATTCTACTTCAGCAAATCATTGACGATACAGATATTTTCCTTGTATATTCCGCCCTTCCAGATGGGATCCAAAAGATCGCAAACCTGGAAAAAATCTGCGAATATGTCAGGGAGAAAGAACATCTCGGTTTCTATACGGTCGATCAGCTGGTCAGAGACCTCACGCTGCTTATCGATAACGAAGAAAAGGAGGGTGAAGCCGAACCTGAGTCCGATGAGGATGTCATCACCGTCATGACCGTGCACGGATCGAAGGGGCTGGAATTTCCGATCGTATGGATTCCCCGCTTGTCCGAGTCGATGGGAAATAATTCTGATCCTATCAAGGTCGATTATTCTCTTGGGCTTGGGATTAAGATTCCATCCATGGATACAGATGGTGAATTGGAGACATCCCCGCCGCTTTCACTGATTGATTACATCAATCGGCAAAAGGGCTTCGCGGAATACAAGCGGCTCTTCTATGTTGCAGCAACCCGGGCAAAGGACCATCTCATCCTTTCGGGGACTGTCATCGATCCCGATCGCGTACCGGAGAATCCCAATGAGTACACGAGCCGAATGCAAATGCTCCTCGGCCACCTGCAATTCGGTATTCCTGAAGAGGGTGAATCATACGATTTCCAAGGAATTCCGGAATTGTCCCTCAGGGTTTCCAGAGTGAAATGGGGAGATGGGTCTTCATTCACCGCCGGACAGAGAGAGATAATCGTTCCGAAAGAGATTGATACGCGTTCGTTTAATGATCTTAAACAATACAGCCCTACAGCAGAAAGATCGGAACGCACATTCAGTCCAACCGAAATCGAACTCTACCTCCTATCTCCCGTTGAACATATGGAGAAATATATTCGAAAAATCCCTGACAGGCAGTCGTTAGAAGCCTCGATTCTTGAGAAACGACCTTGGACAGAAGGACAAATTCTCCACGAAATCTTTTCGGGGATCCCTCCCGAATCGGTCCTTCGGTCTCGTGGCCTTCCTGTAAAGAGGGAGGACATTGAGCATTATCAGTCACTCTATGAAAGGTTCAGATCCTCTCCTTTAGTGAGAGAAAGCGATCAAAACTATGTCGAATTTCCCTTTTTAATACAATTGGAAGGATTCAGAATCCAGGGATATATTGACCTCCTCGTGCATAACAGAGATGGGTGGGCCGTAATTGATTACAAAACCGGAAAACCCGGGAATGAAGGAAAGTATGATCTACAGATGGCCCTCTACAAAATGGCTGCGGAGTCGATAACGGGAGAAAAAGTAAAGATATATGTGTATTTTACTGAAACTAACGAATTTATTGAATTAAACCCGGATATTGAACAATTCAGGAAAATAATTTACACGAGCTGCTCTGAAATTCTGAAGGTTGAAACCTCCTAA